The following coding sequences are from one Arachis hypogaea cultivar Tifrunner chromosome 7, arahy.Tifrunner.gnm2.J5K5, whole genome shotgun sequence window:
- the LOC112702495 gene encoding telomere repeat-binding protein 3 codes for MVLKRKVDYGFRGFQVPFVPRFPRSVRRRSASKKPAKDGRAYAFEILASVAGKLLLEGESSASSNASEGNHQPAISQGVVEKGSQDKVRPLKAEEIHRGSSVESIFISEAGTPKSGQKRLEHAETDCVLECISNNNNNNFDCWGKDETDVKSEIFKLESKFGHHSHRLLEVPEESSDGNVKNGFRVEHGANGSGFKKSYLDNKFSVKDQLELCVNSPALIGTKNNVNSPYYRKLFPNISFPRNGNDIKLGFRDDDEKLLRCKKICTKPKAFRSPQLIARRKLRKMLAYKYWKAAPKLKDYEYSRSEEGVKPLYHTRKIGYRFERTQHNTLFKRRKFFDRGSVLTSDGGFSSDSVSNLPKKGIDRDSHRLSSKLHVSKDSHVKFSIKSFKIPELYIDVPETATVGSLKRTVMEAVMTLLGSGMHVGVLVQGKKVRDDNRTLLQTGICRKEKLNKLGFTLEPNSIQDSPADCLGDPSQCETSQPIRSPETPVQESGTTHGLQDLSLPISTENFVESNPERTTSPTDTIADITTPDSRVLVAVPPRSPETLATVPVSQKTKRPELVQRRTRRPFSVSEVEALVEAVEELGTGRWRDVKLRAFENADHRTYVDLKDKWKTLVHTAKISPQQRRGEPVPQDLLNRVLTAHAYWCHHQAKQHGHGKNRALTMKTPEASAEELSVGAVQPLVIM; via the exons ATGGTGTTGAAGAGGAAGGTAGATTATGGATTCAGGGGCTTTCAGGTCCCATTTGTACCTAGATTTCCTAGATCTGTAAGA AGAAGGAGTGCCTCTAAGAAACCTGCTAAGGATGGCCGAGCTTATGCATTTGAAATACTGGCATCTGTGGCAGGCAAGTTGTTGCTTGAGGGTGAAAGTTCTGCGTCGAGCAATGCTTCTGAAGGAAATCATCAACCTGCCATTAGCCAAGGTGTTGTCGAGAAGGGAAGTCAGGACAAAGTTAGACCATTAAAAGCAGAGGAGATTCATCGTGGAAGTAGTGTGGAGAGTATTTTTATATCTGAGGCTGGCACACCAAAGAGTGGTCAGAAGCGCCTTGAGCATGCTGAGACTGATTGTGTGCTAGAGTgcatttcaaataataataataataatttcgacTGTTGGGGGAAAGATGAAACTGATGTGAAGTCCGAGATTTTCAAATTGGAGAGTAAGTTTGGACATCATTCTCATAGGTTATTGGAAGTACCTGAAGAGTCATCTGATGGTAATGTAAAGAATGGATTTAGGGTGGAACATGGGGCGAATGGTTCAGGCTTCAAGAAATCATATTTGGATAATAAGTTTAGTGTGAAGGATCAATTAGAACTGTGTGTTAACTCTCCTGCACTAATTGGCACCAAAAATAATGTTAATAGTCCATATTATAGGAAATTGTTTCCCAACATTTCCTTTCCAAGGAATGGGAATGATATTAAGTTAGGTTTTAGAGATGATGACGAAAAACTGTTAAGATGCAAAAAAATTTGCACCAAGCCAAAGGCTTTTAGGTCTCCTCAACTTATTGCACGCCGAAAATTGAGGAAGATGCTAGCTTATAAATACTGGAAGGCTGCACCAAAGTTGAAGGATTATGAGTATTCTAGATCTG AAGAGGGTGTTAAACCACTGTACCATACGAGGAAGATTGGTTACAGATTTGAAAGAACACAGCATAACACACTATTCAAGAGGAGGAAATTCTTTGATCGGGGTTCAGTGCTAACATCTGATGGAGGATTCAGCAGTGATAGTGTATCTAATTTGCCTAAGAAAGGAATTGATCGAGACAGCCATAGATTATCTTCAAAACTGCATGTGTCTAAGGATTCTCATG TGAAGTTCAGCATTAAGTCATTCAAGATACCAGAGCTTTATATTGATGTTCCTGAAACTGCAACTGTTGGTTCATTAAAG AGGACAGTAATGGAGGCAGTGATGACTTTACTTGGAAGCGGAATGCATGTTGGTGTTCTTGTTCAGGGTAAAAAAGTTAGAGATGACAACAGAACTCTACTGCAGACAGGTATATGCCGTAAAGAAAAGTTGAATAAACTTGGTTTCACATTGGAGCCCAATTCTATTCAAGATTCTCCAGCTGATTGTCTTGGCGATCCTTCCCAATGTGAAACATCTCAGCCTATCAG ATCTCCTGAAACTCCTGTCCAAGAATCAGGGACAACCCATGGTTTACAGGATTTGTCTTTGCCAATTAGTACAGAGAACTTTGTTGAGAGTAACCCCGAGCGAACAACTTCTCCGACTGACACTATAGCTGACATAACAACACCAGATTCCAGAGTGCTAGTTGCTGTTCCACCTAGGAGCCCAGAAACATTAGCCACGGTTCCTGTGAGTCAGAAAACTAAGCGCCCCGAACTTGTACAGCGTCGAACAAGGAGACCCTTCTCTGTATCTGAAGTAGAAGCACTTGTGGAGGCAGTTGAGGAACTTGGAACTGGAAG GTGGCGTGATGTAAAGTTGCGAGCTTTTGAGAATGCAGACCATAGAACTTATGTAGACCTTAAG GATAAGTGGAAAACATTAGTGCACACTGCAAAAATTTCGCCTCAACAAAGGAGAGGAGAGCCAGTTCCCCAGGATCTGTTGAATAGGGTTTTGACTGCACATGCTTACTGGTGTCACCACCAAGCCAAGCAGCATGGGCATGGCAAGAACCGGGCTCTTACCATGAAGACTCCAGAAGCTTCTGCTGAAGAACTCAGTGTTGGTGCCGTCCAACCACTTGTGATTatgtag
- the LOC112702497 gene encoding uncharacterized protein isoform X1, which produces MGGGAAGAPDFFYKEAQRLGYVARSAFKLVQIQKQHKLIKAGSSVLDLGCAPGAWLQVACQSLGPPNHGGSVLGIDLKKVKVPPLHCDSRVKTISADVMTLPSHQLRALSPQQKGFSVILSDMCPLVSGITTKDAALSVELGMRALDLAVGRRAAFSVYADGDDNQEGEQSHDAETGVLQVGGNLLIKLLESEDAKEISQISKPLFRKSSWLRPKATRPSSREIYLICLGLKPEAEK; this is translated from the exons ATGGGGGGAGGGGCGGCGGGGGCACCCGATTTCTTCTACAAGGAAGCTCAGCGCCTTGGCTATGTTGCTCGCTCTGCCTTCAAG CTGGTACAGATACAGAAGCAGCACAAGCTCATCAAGGCTGGCTCATCCGTACTGGACCTCGGCTGTGCTCCGGGTGCTTGGCTTCAAGTCGCTTGCCAGAGCCTCGGTCCTCCCAATCATGGCGGTTCCGTTCTCGGCATCGATCTCAAG AAGGTGAAGGTTCCTCCTCTTCATTGTGATTCAAGGGTGAAAACCATCTCTGCTGACGTCATGACCCTACCCTCTcaccaacttagagctctctctCCACAG CAAAAAGGGTTTTCTGTTATACTTTCGGACATGTGCCCTTTGGTTTCTGGAATCACAACTAAAGATGCAGCTCTGTCAGTGGAGCTAGGGATGCGAGCATTGGATTTGGCTGTTGGCAGAAGAGCTGCATTTTCAGTTTATGCTGACGGTGATGATAATCAGGAAGGTGAGCAAAGCCATGATGCGGAAACTGGAGTGTTGCAAGTTGGTGGGAACCTTCTTATAAAGCTTTTGGAGAGCGAAGATGCAAAAG AAATAAGCCAGATTTCTAAGCCATTGTTTAGAAAATCTTCATGGTTGAGACCTAAAGCCACAAGGCCTTCATCAAGAGAGATTTATTTGATCTGTCTAGGTTTAAAGCCAGAAGCAGAGAAATAG
- the LOC112702497 gene encoding uncharacterized protein isoform X2 has translation MGGGAAGAPDFFYKEAQRLGYVARSAFKIQKQHKLIKAGSSVLDLGCAPGAWLQVACQSLGPPNHGGSVLGIDLKKVKVPPLHCDSRVKTISADVMTLPSHQLRALSPQQKGFSVILSDMCPLVSGITTKDAALSVELGMRALDLAVGRRAAFSVYADGDDNQEGEQSHDAETGVLQVGGNLLIKLLESEDAKEISQISKPLFRKSSWLRPKATRPSSREIYLICLGLKPEAEK, from the exons ATGGGGGGAGGGGCGGCGGGGGCACCCGATTTCTTCTACAAGGAAGCTCAGCGCCTTGGCTATGTTGCTCGCTCTGCCTTCAAG ATACAGAAGCAGCACAAGCTCATCAAGGCTGGCTCATCCGTACTGGACCTCGGCTGTGCTCCGGGTGCTTGGCTTCAAGTCGCTTGCCAGAGCCTCGGTCCTCCCAATCATGGCGGTTCCGTTCTCGGCATCGATCTCAAG AAGGTGAAGGTTCCTCCTCTTCATTGTGATTCAAGGGTGAAAACCATCTCTGCTGACGTCATGACCCTACCCTCTcaccaacttagagctctctctCCACAG CAAAAAGGGTTTTCTGTTATACTTTCGGACATGTGCCCTTTGGTTTCTGGAATCACAACTAAAGATGCAGCTCTGTCAGTGGAGCTAGGGATGCGAGCATTGGATTTGGCTGTTGGCAGAAGAGCTGCATTTTCAGTTTATGCTGACGGTGATGATAATCAGGAAGGTGAGCAAAGCCATGATGCGGAAACTGGAGTGTTGCAAGTTGGTGGGAACCTTCTTATAAAGCTTTTGGAGAGCGAAGATGCAAAAG AAATAAGCCAGATTTCTAAGCCATTGTTTAGAAAATCTTCATGGTTGAGACCTAAAGCCACAAGGCCTTCATCAAGAGAGATTTATTTGATCTGTCTAGGTTTAAAGCCAGAAGCAGAGAAATAG
- the LOC112702496 gene encoding B-type cell cycle switch protein ccs52B, protein MESPEIKKQGLNLPAAMSGASLRLDTFSLSLSARSISNLSSSSPSSSKSSTCSDRFIPCRSTSRLHAFGLIDKPSPSKEGGNDAYSRLLKSELFGSDFVSSSPSSSSPAGQSSPTKNILRFRTDHSGGPSSPYSPSILGHDHGLSNETSTPPKPPRKVPKTPHKVLDAPSLQDDFYLNLVDWSSQNVLAVGLGTCVYLWSASNSKVTKLCDLGPQDGVCSLQWTKEGSYISIGTCLGQVQIWDGTRCKRVRTMGGHQTRTGVLAWNSRILASGSRDRNILQHDMRVSNDYISQLVGHKSEVCGLKWSSDDRELASGGNDNQLLVWNHHSQQPILRLTEHTAAVKAIAWSPHQSNLLTSGGGTADRCIRFWNTSNGHQLNCIDSGSQVCNLAWSKNVNELVSTHGYSQNQIMVWKYPSLAKLATLTGHSMRVLYLAMSPDGQTIVTGAGDETLRFWNVFPSVKAPAPVKDSGLWSLGRTQIR, encoded by the exons ATGGAGTCACCTGAGATCAAGAAACAGGGGCTGAATCTCCCGGCAGCAATGTCCGGAGCCTCGCTGCGACTCGATACGTTCTCGCTCTCGCTCTCAGCTCGCTCCATTTCCAACCTCTCATCTTCCTCGCCATCAAGCTCCAAGTCCTCCACCTGCAGCGACAGATTCATACCCTGCAGATCTACCTCGAGGCTCCATGCATTTGGCCTCATCGATAAGCCTTCCCCTTCCAAAGAAGGAGGGAACGATGCTTATTCCAGGTTGTTGAAATCTGAGCTATTTGGTTCTGACtttgtttcttcttctccttcttcttcttcccctgcAGGTCAAAGTTCACCTACCAAGAACATTCTCCGCTTTAGGACCGACCATTCTGGAGGGCCCTCTTCCCCTTACTCGCCTTCCATTTTGGGACACGATCATGGACTCTCCAatgagacatcaactcctcctaAGCCTCCCCGGAAAGTTCCCAAGACACCCCACAAA GTTCTTGATGCTCCTTCACTCCAAGATGATTTCTACTTGAATCTTGTCGATTGGTCCTCGCAGAATGTTCTTGCGGTTGGCCTCGGAACTTGTGTTTATCTTTGGAGCGCTTCAAACAGCAAG GTAACCAAGTTATGTGACTTGGGACCTCAAGATGGCGTCTGTTCTCTTCAATGGACTAAGGAAGGTTCCTATATATCCATTGGTACATGTCTTGGTCAAGTTCAG ATTTGGGACGGAACTCGCTGTAAGAGGGTCAGAACTATGGGTGGTCATCAGACAAGAACTGGCGTCCTGGCGTGGAATTCGCGCATTCTGGCTTCAGGAAGCAGGGATAGAAACATACTTCAACATGACATGAGGGTTTCAAATGATTATATAAGCCAGCTTGTTGGCCACAAATCTGAG GTATGCGGGTTGAAATGGTCAAGTGATGACAGGGAACTTGCATCTGGTGGAAATGATAATCAG CTACTGGTATGGAATCACCACTCTCAGCAACCCATTTTGCGATTAACTGAGCACACGGCTGCAGTTAAGGCCATTGCTTGGTCACCTCACCAGAGCAACCTCCTTACTTCCGGTGGTGGAACTGCCGACAGGTGTATTCGCTTCTGGAATACGTCAAATGGACACCAATTGAACTGTATTGATTCTGGAAGTCAG GTGTGCAACCTTGCTTGGAGTAAAAATGTGAATGAGCTAGTGAGTACTCATGGGTACTCCCAGAATCAGATAATGGTATGGAAATACCCTTCATTGGCAAAGCTTGCAACTCTAACTGGCCACAGCATGAGAGTTCTTTACCTAGCAATGTCACCTGATGGACAG ACAATAGTGACGGGTGCAGGGGATGAAACACTACGATTTTGGAATGTTTTCCCATCAGTGAAAGCGCCCGCCCCTGTCAAAGATTCAGGGCTTTGGTCACTGGGACGTACACAGATTCGTTGA